From one Streptomyces mobaraensis genomic stretch:
- a CDS encoding WhiB family transcriptional regulator, with translation MSARDQAGPWHSEAVCRRDEAGLFFAPSKEPTAARLSREEAAKRVCARCPVMVECREHALLQPEPYGVWGGLTAAERRVVLARRRRRDAELQRSTRVAAAG, from the coding sequence ATGTCCGCGCGGGATCAGGCCGGCCCCTGGCATTCGGAGGCGGTGTGCCGCCGGGATGAAGCCGGTCTGTTCTTCGCACCGTCGAAGGAGCCCACGGCGGCACGTCTGTCCCGCGAGGAGGCCGCCAAACGCGTCTGCGCGCGCTGCCCCGTGATGGTCGAGTGCCGGGAGCACGCACTGCTCCAGCCCGAGCCGTACGGCGTGTGGGGCGGCCTCACCGCCGCCGAGCGCCGCGTCGTGCTCGCCCGCCGGCGGCGCCGGGACGCGGAGCTCCAGCGCTCCACCCGGGTGGCCGCGGCGGGATAG
- a CDS encoding DUF1707 SHOCT-like domain-containing protein → MPLTKTPAAAPVAPAAPAGPALRASDADRDRTADILREALAEGRLTPDEHADRVDAVYRARTVGELEPLVRDLPAGAARPAAAHRPYPGPHAPAAPAENLIAVFGGAGRRGRWRAGARLNAFALFGGVEIDLTEALFEQRTVVISSWALFGGVDIKVPENVSLRCTGTGVFGGFDVDGYESPDEGAPVVVVTGWALFGGVVAKARRGKRVKDLRAAG, encoded by the coding sequence GTGCCCCTGACCAAGACCCCCGCCGCGGCACCGGTCGCGCCCGCCGCGCCCGCCGGGCCGGCCCTGCGCGCGTCCGACGCGGACCGCGACCGGACGGCGGACATCCTGCGCGAGGCGCTGGCCGAGGGCCGGCTCACCCCGGACGAGCACGCCGACCGCGTCGACGCCGTCTACCGGGCCCGTACGGTCGGCGAGCTGGAGCCGCTGGTCCGGGACCTGCCGGCCGGCGCCGCCCGGCCCGCCGCCGCCCACCGCCCGTACCCGGGACCCCACGCACCGGCCGCCCCCGCGGAGAACCTGATAGCCGTCTTCGGCGGCGCCGGCCGCCGGGGCCGCTGGCGCGCGGGCGCCAGGCTGAACGCGTTCGCGCTGTTCGGCGGCGTGGAGATCGACCTCACCGAGGCGCTCTTCGAGCAGCGCACGGTGGTCATCAGCAGCTGGGCCCTCTTCGGCGGCGTCGACATCAAGGTCCCGGAGAACGTCTCGCTGCGCTGCACCGGCACGGGCGTCTTCGGCGGCTTCGACGTCGACGGGTACGAGTCGCCCGACGAGGGCGCCCCCGTGGTCGTGGTGACCGGCTGGGCGCTGTTCGGCGGAGTCGTGGCCAAGGCCCGTCGGGGCAAGCGGGTCAAGGACCTCCGCGCGGCCGGCTGA
- a CDS encoding fumarate hydratase produces MSDRSVPPGFAYTDLLPLGEDETPYRLITSEGVSTFEADGRTFLKVEPTALRRLAEEAIHDIQHYLRPAHLAQLRKIVDDPEASSNDKFVALDLLKNANIAAAGVLPMCQDTGTAIVMGKRGQNVLTEGGDEEALSLGIFDAYTKLNLRYSQMAPLTMWEEKNTGSNLPAQIELYATDGGAYKFLFMAKGGGSANKSFLYQETKAVLNEASMMKFLEEKIRSLGTAACPPYHLAIVVGGTSAEYALKTAKYASAHYLDELPEEGSPLGHGFRDKELEEKVFELTQKIGIGAQFGGKYFCHDVRVVRLPRHGASCPVAIAVSCSADRQAVAKITAEGVFLEQLETDPARFLPDTTDEQLAEEGDVVRVDLNRPMDEILAELTKYPVKTRLSLNGPLVVARDIAHAKIKERLDAGEEMPQYLRDHPVYYAGPAKTPEGYASGSFGPTTAGRMDSYVEQFQAAGGSKVMLAKGNRSKQVTEACAAHGGFYLGSIGGPAARLAQDCIKKVEVVEYEELGMEAVWRIEVEDFPAFIVVDDKGNDFFQDPAPASPTFTSIPVRGPGL; encoded by the coding sequence ATGTCTGACCGGTCAGTCCCCCCAGGGTTCGCCTACACGGATCTGCTGCCCCTGGGCGAGGACGAGACGCCGTACCGACTGATCACCTCCGAGGGCGTGTCCACGTTCGAGGCGGACGGACGCACGTTCCTCAAGGTGGAGCCCACGGCGCTGCGCCGGCTCGCGGAAGAGGCGATCCACGACATCCAGCACTACCTGCGCCCCGCGCACCTCGCCCAGCTGCGGAAGATCGTCGACGACCCCGAGGCGTCGTCCAACGACAAGTTCGTCGCCCTGGACCTGCTGAAGAACGCCAACATCGCCGCCGCGGGCGTGCTCCCGATGTGCCAGGACACCGGCACGGCGATCGTCATGGGCAAGCGCGGCCAGAACGTCCTCACCGAGGGCGGTGACGAGGAGGCGCTCTCCCTCGGCATCTTCGACGCCTACACCAAGCTCAACCTGCGCTACTCGCAGATGGCGCCGCTCACCATGTGGGAGGAGAAGAACACCGGCTCCAACCTCCCGGCGCAGATCGAGCTGTACGCGACGGACGGCGGCGCCTACAAGTTCCTCTTCATGGCCAAGGGCGGCGGCTCGGCCAACAAGTCCTTCCTCTACCAGGAGACGAAGGCCGTGCTCAACGAGGCGAGCATGATGAAGTTCCTGGAGGAGAAGATCCGTTCGCTGGGCACGGCCGCGTGCCCGCCGTACCACCTCGCGATCGTCGTGGGCGGCACCAGCGCCGAGTACGCGCTGAAGACCGCCAAGTACGCGTCCGCGCACTACCTCGACGAGCTGCCCGAGGAGGGCTCCCCGCTCGGCCACGGCTTCCGGGACAAGGAGCTGGAGGAGAAGGTCTTCGAGCTGACGCAGAAGATCGGCATCGGCGCGCAGTTCGGCGGCAAGTACTTCTGCCACGACGTGCGCGTGGTGCGGCTGCCGCGGCACGGCGCGTCCTGCCCGGTGGCCATCGCCGTGTCCTGCTCGGCCGACCGGCAGGCCGTCGCGAAGATCACCGCCGAGGGCGTCTTCCTGGAGCAGCTGGAGACGGACCCGGCGCGGTTCCTGCCGGACACCACGGACGAGCAGCTCGCCGAGGAGGGCGACGTCGTGCGCGTCGACCTCAACCGGCCCATGGACGAGATCCTCGCCGAGCTGACGAAGTACCCGGTCAAGACGCGGCTGTCGCTGAACGGGCCGCTGGTCGTGGCGCGGGACATCGCGCACGCGAAGATCAAGGAGCGGCTGGACGCGGGCGAGGAGATGCCGCAGTACCTGCGCGATCACCCGGTCTACTACGCGGGCCCGGCCAAGACCCCCGAGGGCTATGCCTCGGGCTCCTTCGGGCCGACCACGGCCGGACGGATGGACTCGTACGTCGAGCAGTTCCAGGCGGCGGGCGGGTCGAAGGTGATGCTCGCCAAGGGGAACCGGTCGAAGCAGGTCACGGAGGCGTGCGCCGCGCACGGTGGGTTCTACCTCGGGTCGATCGGCGGGCCGGCGGCCCGGCTCGCCCAGGACTGCATCAAGAAGGTCGAGGTCGTCGAGTACGAGGAGCTCGGGATGGAGGCGGTGTGGAGGATCGAGGTGGAGGACTTCCCGGCGTTCATCGTCGTCGACGACAAGGGGAATGACTTCTTCCAGGATCCGGCGCCGGCGTCTCCGACGTTTACCTCGATCCCGGTGCGGGGGCCTGGGCTGTAG
- a CDS encoding ricin-type beta-trefoil lectin domain protein has protein sequence MTRRPTLRCSLAAVAAFAAAFGGMTGTMATGSTAHAATAVTATTPLSPELEKIRAAEAVKLYGDAAERPLAERKTSLLSLGDSEISGEGVGTYEPGTSGPDNWCHRSPEAAIHRTTIPADVTYNVACSGATTANIRIGGTKQYADELVQSDNLAVKARNTRVKMVLLVAGANDDLQFGPVMTDCVTRYLTLQGTCEPKYDPGWQARVDGLVPKVEQTVRDLRTVMRDAGYADGDYKLVVMGYPSPIGPDIEDNPNYPGKLPGGCVGYTSDAAWGRNTAVPAFERGMRRAARESGAFFLDNSRLFHGHEVCMDDAWARGLYIDLSNPVPPDSNSVRQSFHPNIRGHAAFAACLSAFYAADRREAGCADPASTGKPELYGGAWDDAYRPLRNDATGTCVDAYGASSRNGTAVGGWDCTGNRNQQWWYDAGRGSLRTALSHDRCVDVPGGTYAAGTAVALWNCHGGDNQRFTRSGGTFRPAAAPDLCLTLASAKDPVRLQRCDGSRSQSFA, from the coding sequence ATGACACGCAGACCCACCCTGCGCTGTTCTCTCGCGGCCGTCGCGGCTTTCGCAGCCGCGTTCGGCGGCATGACCGGAACCATGGCCACCGGTAGTACCGCCCACGCCGCCACCGCCGTCACGGCCACCACTCCGCTCTCACCCGAGCTGGAGAAGATCCGGGCCGCCGAGGCCGTCAAGCTCTACGGCGACGCCGCCGAACGCCCGCTCGCCGAACGCAAGACCTCCCTGCTGTCCCTGGGTGACAGCGAGATATCCGGCGAGGGCGTCGGCACCTACGAACCCGGCACCAGCGGCCCGGACAACTGGTGCCACCGCTCGCCCGAGGCCGCCATCCACCGCACCACGATCCCCGCCGACGTCACCTACAACGTCGCCTGCTCCGGCGCCACCACCGCCAACATCCGCATCGGCGGCACCAAGCAGTACGCGGACGAGCTGGTCCAGAGCGACAACCTCGCCGTCAAGGCGCGCAACACCCGCGTCAAGATGGTCCTGCTCGTCGCCGGCGCCAACGACGACCTCCAGTTCGGCCCGGTCATGACCGACTGCGTCACCCGCTACCTCACCCTCCAGGGCACCTGCGAGCCGAAGTACGACCCCGGCTGGCAGGCCCGCGTCGACGGCCTCGTCCCCAAGGTCGAGCAGACCGTCCGCGACCTGCGCACCGTGATGCGCGACGCCGGCTACGCCGACGGCGACTACAAACTCGTCGTCATGGGCTACCCGAGCCCCATCGGCCCCGACATCGAGGACAACCCCAACTACCCCGGCAAACTCCCGGGCGGCTGCGTCGGCTACACCTCGGACGCCGCCTGGGGCCGCAACACCGCCGTCCCCGCCTTCGAACGTGGCATGCGCCGGGCCGCCCGCGAGAGCGGCGCCTTCTTCCTGGACAACTCGCGCCTCTTCCACGGCCACGAGGTCTGCATGGACGACGCCTGGGCCCGCGGACTGTACATCGACCTCTCCAACCCCGTCCCGCCGGACTCCAACTCCGTCCGCCAGTCCTTCCACCCCAACATCCGCGGCCACGCCGCCTTCGCCGCCTGCCTGAGCGCGTTCTACGCCGCCGACCGCCGCGAGGCGGGCTGCGCCGACCCGGCGAGCACCGGGAAGCCCGAGCTGTACGGCGGCGCCTGGGACGACGCGTACCGGCCGCTGCGCAACGACGCGACCGGCACCTGCGTGGACGCCTACGGCGCTTCGTCGCGCAACGGGACGGCCGTCGGCGGCTGGGACTGCACCGGGAACCGCAATCAGCAGTGGTGGTACGACGCGGGGCGCGGGTCGTTGCGGACCGCCCTCTCCCACGACCGGTGCGTCGACGTCCCGGGCGGCACGTACGCGGCCGGCACCGCCGTCGCCCTGTGGAACTGCCACGGCGGCGACAACCAGCGCTTCACGCGTTCCGGAGGAACGTTCCGCCCGGCGGCGGCACCGGACCTGTGCCTGACGCTCGCGTCGGCGAAGGACCCGGTGCGGCTGCAGCGGTGCGACGGGTCGCGGAGCCAGAGCTTCGCCTGA
- a CDS encoding class II fumarate hydratase, producing the protein MTESDQYRIEHDSMGEVRVPAQAKWRAQTQRAVENFPVSGQRLERAHIEALARIKAAAAKVNAELGVVDKEVAEAIAAAAAEVAEGRWDEHFPVDVFQTGSGTSSNMNTNEVVATLASERLGRDVHPNDHVNASQSSNDVFPSSIHIAATAAVTRELIPALEHLAAALERKAEEFAEVVKSGRTHLMDATPVTLGQEFGGYAAQVRYGVERLRSSLPRLAELPLGGTAVGTGINTPAGFSAAVIAEVARATGLPLTEARDHFEAQGARDGLVETSGQLRTIAVGLTKIANDLRWMSSGPRTGLAEISLPDLQPGSSIMPGKVNPVIPEAVLMVAAQVIGNDATVATAGAAGNFELNVMLPVMAKNLLESVRLLGNAARLLADRTVDGITANVERAREYAESSPSVVTPLNRYIGYEEAAKVAKKSLAERKTIRQVVLDEGYVERGLLTMEQLDEALDVLRMTRP; encoded by the coding sequence ATGACCGAGAGCGATCAGTACCGGATCGAGCACGACTCGATGGGTGAGGTGCGCGTCCCCGCCCAGGCCAAGTGGCGGGCGCAGACCCAGCGGGCCGTGGAGAACTTCCCGGTCAGCGGGCAGCGGCTGGAGCGGGCGCACATCGAGGCGCTAGCCCGGATCAAGGCGGCCGCCGCCAAGGTCAACGCCGAGCTGGGCGTGGTCGACAAGGAGGTGGCGGAGGCCATCGCCGCCGCCGCGGCCGAGGTCGCCGAGGGGCGCTGGGACGAGCACTTCCCGGTCGACGTCTTCCAGACCGGATCCGGCACCTCCTCCAACATGAACACCAACGAGGTCGTCGCCACCCTCGCCAGCGAGCGCCTGGGCCGGGACGTGCACCCCAACGACCACGTCAACGCCAGCCAGTCGTCCAACGACGTCTTCCCGTCCTCGATCCACATCGCCGCCACGGCCGCCGTCACCCGTGAGCTGATCCCGGCGCTGGAGCACCTGGCGGCGGCGCTGGAGCGCAAGGCCGAGGAGTTCGCCGAGGTCGTCAAGTCGGGCCGGACGCACCTGATGGACGCCACGCCGGTGACGCTCGGCCAGGAGTTCGGCGGGTACGCGGCGCAGGTCCGGTACGGCGTCGAGCGGCTGCGCTCCTCGCTGCCGCGGCTGGCCGAACTCCCGCTGGGCGGCACGGCGGTGGGCACCGGCATCAACACCCCGGCGGGCTTCTCCGCCGCCGTCATCGCGGAGGTCGCCCGGGCCACCGGGCTGCCGCTCACCGAGGCCCGCGACCACTTCGAGGCGCAGGGCGCGCGCGACGGGTTGGTGGAGACCAGCGGCCAGCTGCGGACGATCGCCGTCGGCCTCACGAAGATCGCCAACGATCTGCGCTGGATGTCCTCGGGGCCGCGCACGGGTCTGGCCGAGATCAGCCTTCCCGACCTCCAGCCGGGCTCCTCGATCATGCCGGGCAAGGTCAACCCGGTGATCCCGGAGGCCGTGCTGATGGTGGCCGCCCAGGTGATCGGCAACGACGCGACGGTGGCGACGGCGGGCGCCGCGGGCAACTTCGAGTTGAACGTGATGCTGCCGGTAATGGCGAAGAACCTGCTGGAGTCGGTGCGGCTGCTCGGCAACGCGGCGCGGCTGCTGGCCGACCGGACGGTCGACGGGATCACGGCGAACGTGGAGCGGGCGCGGGAGTACGCCGAGTCGTCCCCCTCGGTGGTCACGCCGCTGAACCGGTACATCGGGTACGAGGAGGCGGCGAAGGTCGCCAAGAAGTCGCTGGCGGAGCGGAAGACGATCCGTCAGGTGGTGCTCGACGAGGGGTACGTCGAGCGCGGCCTGCTGACCATGGAGCAGCTCGACGAGGCCCTGGACGTGCTGCGGATGACGCGGCCGTAA
- the fomD gene encoding cytidylyl-2-hydroxypropylphosphonate hydrolase — translation MAAETADTRTTAGSAGGFWAPGDRILWRYRANAEDRVHICRPVTVVQDTADLLAVWVAPGTACVRPVLADGRPPYQEPLATRYTKPRTTSVDAWSGTGVLKLARPGEPWSVWLFWDLDWRFRNWYVNLEEPLARWAGGVDSEDHFLDIAVYPDRSWEWKDEDEFAQAQRVGLMSAARAEEVRAAGHAAVERIEAWGAPFASGWEHWRPDPAWPVPELPDDWGRTPAHLRA, via the coding sequence ATGGCAGCGGAGACAGCGGACACCAGGACCACGGCAGGCTCCGCGGGCGGTTTCTGGGCGCCCGGCGACCGGATCCTCTGGCGGTACCGCGCCAACGCCGAGGACCGGGTGCACATCTGCCGGCCGGTGACGGTCGTCCAGGACACCGCGGACCTGCTCGCCGTCTGGGTGGCGCCGGGGACGGCGTGCGTCCGGCCCGTGCTCGCCGACGGCAGACCCCCGTACCAGGAGCCCCTGGCGACCCGTTACACCAAGCCGCGTACCACCAGCGTCGACGCCTGGTCCGGGACGGGCGTGCTCAAGCTGGCCCGGCCCGGCGAGCCCTGGTCGGTCTGGCTCTTCTGGGACCTCGACTGGAGGTTCAGGAACTGGTACGTGAATCTTGAGGAACCGCTCGCGCGCTGGGCCGGCGGGGTCGACTCCGAGGACCACTTCCTGGACATCGCCGTCTACCCGGACCGCAGTTGGGAGTGGAAGGACGAGGACGAGTTCGCGCAGGCGCAGCGGGTGGGCCTGATGTCGGCCGCCCGGGCCGAGGAGGTGCGGGCCGCCGGGCACGCGGCGGTCGAGCGGATCGAGGCGTGGGGCGCCCCGTTCGCCTCCGGCTGGGAGCACTGGCGGCCCGACCCCGCGTGGCCGGTGCCGGAGCTCCCGGACGACTGGGGGCGCACTCCGGCGCACCTGCGGGCGTGA
- a CDS encoding class I SAM-dependent methyltransferase, with protein MSGDHIRRAYDGYAPAGLDRSGQAEAFDAIGDRYDEAFPHKEGQLASGAWLAESLPAGSRILDVGCGTGLPTARQLVEAGHDVVGVDLSAGMLDLARAHVPGAEFHQADLADLRDGRLGTFDGVAAFFALLMLPRPEIPHALRMLHGLLRPGGLMALSMVEADVDDYAIPFLGNTIRVSGYLRDELREVVREAGFEIVGENSLAYAPLSTDVPPEIQLFLNLRRAA; from the coding sequence GTGAGCGGTGACCACATCCGGCGGGCCTACGACGGCTACGCCCCCGCGGGCCTGGACCGCAGCGGGCAGGCCGAGGCGTTCGACGCCATCGGCGACCGGTACGACGAGGCGTTCCCGCACAAGGAGGGCCAGCTCGCGTCCGGCGCCTGGCTCGCGGAGTCGCTGCCGGCCGGCTCCCGGATCCTCGACGTCGGCTGCGGCACCGGCCTCCCGACGGCCCGGCAGCTGGTGGAGGCGGGGCACGACGTGGTGGGTGTCGACCTGTCCGCCGGGATGCTCGACCTGGCCCGCGCCCACGTCCCCGGCGCGGAGTTCCACCAGGCCGACCTGGCCGACCTGCGGGACGGACGGCTGGGGACCTTCGACGGCGTCGCGGCCTTCTTCGCGCTGCTGATGCTGCCGCGCCCGGAGATACCGCACGCGCTGCGGATGCTGCACGGGCTGCTGAGACCCGGGGGGCTGATGGCTCTCTCGATGGTGGAGGCGGACGTGGACGACTATGCGATACCGTTCCTCGGTAACACGATTCGGGTATCGGGTTACCTGCGCGACGAGTTGCGGGAGGTCGTCCGCGAGGCGGGGTTCGAGATCGTCGGGGAGAACTCGCTGGCCTACGCCCCGCTGAGCACGGATGTCCCGCCCGAGATCCAGCTCTTCCTCAATCTGCGACGCGCCGCCTGA
- a CDS encoding SpoIIE family protein phosphatase, producing MPTPSPAPAPAPASAEAPRPRPGGAAGDAPGDRPDDGLPLPRGARPVRPVVSASEAAGPPGGTGPAAGQHPGGSGERLRFVGAATRRIARGIDLDEIVLGLCRATVPTFADAILVYLRDPLPVGDERPVGPVVLRLRRTDRLPEYARGMGTDSVWPPEAPVSPEGTRSGSADSPGLGLELADEAAERCEVRIGGPLAEVLRGVRPVFGDSSAARAALPELLGEDRHVPQRRRTILAPLRGRRRVIGAAVFIRRPDRAAFEGDDLLVAAQLATHTALGVDKAVLYGREVYIADELQRTMLPDSLPQPTGVRLASRYLPAAETARVGGDWYDAIPLPGNRIALVVGDVMGHSMTSAAIMGQLRTTAQTLAGLDLPPQEVLHHLDEQAQRLGSDRMATCLYAVYDPVSHRIVIANAGHPPPIMLHRGGRAEVLRVPPGAPIGVGGVDFEAVELDAPAGATLLLYTDGLVESRIRDVWTGIEQLRERLIDTARLTGPNPPPLEPLCDEVLGMLGPGDRDDDIALLAARFEGIAPSDVAYWFLDPRPQTARQARRLARRALDRWGLTELTDAVELLVSEVITNAVRYAERPITLRLLRTDVLRCEVGDDVPQLPRLRQARPSDEGGRGLYLVNKLARRWGATRLSTGKVVWFELGLPGPSAQGH from the coding sequence GTGCCGACGCCCTCACCGGCCCCCGCGCCGGCGCCCGCCTCGGCCGAAGCGCCACGCCCCCGCCCCGGCGGTGCCGCCGGCGACGCTCCCGGCGACCGGCCCGACGACGGGCTGCCGCTGCCGCGCGGGGCGCGGCCCGTACGGCCCGTCGTGAGCGCCTCCGAGGCGGCCGGACCGCCCGGCGGCACGGGCCCCGCGGCCGGGCAGCACCCCGGCGGCAGCGGAGAGCGGCTGCGCTTCGTCGGCGCCGCCACCCGCAGGATCGCCCGCGGCATCGACCTGGACGAGATCGTGCTCGGCCTCTGCCGGGCCACCGTGCCGACCTTCGCCGACGCCATCCTCGTCTATCTGCGCGACCCGCTGCCGGTGGGCGACGAGCGGCCCGTCGGCCCCGTCGTGCTGCGGCTGCGCCGCACCGACCGGCTCCCCGAGTACGCGCGCGGCATGGGCACGGACAGCGTCTGGCCGCCGGAGGCACCCGTGTCGCCGGAGGGGACCCGGTCCGGCTCGGCCGACTCCCCCGGCCTGGGCCTGGAGCTCGCCGACGAGGCGGCCGAGCGCTGCGAGGTGCGCATAGGCGGGCCGCTCGCGGAGGTGCTGCGGGGTGTCCGGCCGGTCTTCGGGGACTCCTCGGCCGCGCGGGCGGCCCTGCCCGAACTGCTGGGCGAGGACCGGCACGTACCGCAGCGGCGGCGGACGATCCTCGCGCCGCTGCGCGGCCGCCGCCGGGTGATCGGCGCCGCGGTCTTCATCCGCCGCCCCGACCGGGCGGCGTTCGAGGGCGACGACCTGCTGGTGGCCGCGCAGCTGGCCACCCACACCGCGCTCGGCGTGGACAAGGCCGTGCTCTACGGCCGCGAGGTGTACATCGCGGACGAGCTCCAGCGCACCATGCTCCCCGACTCCCTCCCGCAGCCCACCGGTGTCCGGCTCGCCAGCCGCTACCTCCCGGCCGCGGAGACCGCCCGGGTGGGCGGCGACTGGTACGACGCGATCCCGCTGCCCGGCAACCGCATCGCGCTGGTCGTCGGCGACGTGATGGGCCACTCCATGACGTCCGCCGCGATCATGGGCCAGCTGCGCACCACCGCGCAGACCCTGGCGGGCCTGGACCTGCCGCCGCAGGAGGTGCTGCACCACCTCGACGAGCAGGCCCAGCGGCTGGGTTCCGACCGGATGGCGACCTGCCTCTACGCGGTCTACGACCCGGTCTCGCACCGCATCGTGATCGCCAACGCGGGCCACCCGCCGCCCATCATGCTGCACCGCGGCGGCCGCGCGGAGGTGCTCCGGGTGCCGCCGGGCGCGCCGATCGGCGTGGGCGGGGTGGACTTCGAGGCCGTCGAGCTGGACGCGCCCGCCGGGGCCACGCTGCTCCTCTACACGGACGGGCTCGTCGAGTCGCGGATCCGGGACGTGTGGACGGGCATAGAGCAGCTGCGTGAGCGCCTCATCGACACCGCCCGCCTCACCGGCCCCAACCCGCCGCCGCTGGAGCCCCTGTGCGACGAGGTGCTGGGCATGCTCGGCCCGGGCGACCGGGACGACGACATCGCCCTGCTCGCCGCCCGCTTCGAGGGCATAGCCCCCAGCGACGTCGCGTACTGGTTCCTCGATCCGCGCCCGCAGACCGCCCGCCAGGCCCGCCGGCTCGCCCGCCGGGCGCTGGACCGCTGGGGCCTGACCGAGCTCACGGACGCGGTGGAGCTGCTGGTCAGCGAGGTGATCACCAACGCCGTCCGGTACGCGGAGCGGCCGATCACCCTGCGCCTGCTGCGGACGGACGTCCTCCGCTGCGAGGTCGGCGACGACGTGCCGCAACTGCCGCGGCTGCGGCAGGCCCGGCCGTCGGACGAGGGCGGACGCGGGCTGTACCTGGTGAACAAGCTGGCCCGGCGGTGGGGTGCGACCCGGCTGAGCACGGGCAAGGTGGTGTGGTTCGAGCTGGGGCTGCCCGGTCCGTCCGCTCAGGGGCACTGA
- a CDS encoding catalase translates to MTESAHGTPDTNGANTPYTTNNVGIPVESDEHSLTIGDTGPILLQDHYLIEKMAQFNRERVPERVVHAKGGGAYGTFRVTNDVSQFTKAAVFQPGATVETLVRFSTVAGEQGSPDTWRDPRGFAVKFYTEQGNYDLVGNNTPVFFVRDPQKFQDFIRSQKRRPDNGLRDNDMQWDFWTLSPESAHQVAWLMGDRGVPRTWRHMNGYGSHTYLWVNGGGEKHWVKYHFTCDQGIECLTQEEADHLAGEDPDRHRRDLWQAIDGGDAPSWTLHVQVMPFDDAPDYRFNPFDLTKVWPHGDYPLIEVGRLTLDRNPDDFFVHVEQAAFEPSNLVPGIGPSPDKMLLGRLFSYPDAHRYRVGPNYAQLPPNRPRSGVNSYAKDGPMRYEPSRTARPYAPNSYGGPAADTARFGDVAGWHASGDMVREAYRLHREDDDWGQAGTLVRQVFDDAARDRLVATVSGHLLNGVSAPVLSRALQYWRNIDKATGDRIAARVNGG, encoded by the coding sequence ATGACCGAATCGGCGCACGGTACTCCGGACACGAACGGTGCGAATACTCCGTACACCACGAACAACGTCGGCATCCCCGTGGAGAGCGACGAACACTCGCTCACCATCGGCGACACCGGCCCCATCCTTCTCCAGGACCACTATCTGATCGAGAAGATGGCCCAGTTCAACCGGGAGCGGGTCCCCGAGCGGGTGGTCCACGCCAAGGGCGGCGGCGCCTACGGCACGTTCCGGGTGACCAACGACGTCAGCCAGTTCACCAAGGCGGCCGTCTTCCAGCCGGGGGCCACGGTCGAGACACTGGTGCGGTTCTCGACGGTGGCGGGCGAGCAGGGGTCGCCGGACACCTGGCGCGACCCGCGCGGCTTCGCGGTCAAGTTCTACACCGAACAGGGCAATTACGATCTGGTCGGCAACAACACGCCGGTCTTCTTCGTCCGCGACCCGCAGAAGTTCCAGGACTTCATCCGCTCGCAGAAGCGCCGCCCCGACAACGGGCTGCGCGACAACGACATGCAGTGGGACTTCTGGACGCTCTCCCCCGAGTCGGCCCACCAGGTCGCCTGGCTGATGGGCGACCGCGGCGTCCCCCGCACCTGGCGGCACATGAACGGCTACGGCTCGCACACGTACCTGTGGGTCAACGGCGGCGGCGAGAAGCACTGGGTCAAGTACCACTTCACGTGCGACCAGGGCATCGAGTGCCTCACCCAGGAGGAGGCCGACCACCTGGCCGGCGAGGACCCCGACCGGCACCGCCGCGACCTCTGGCAGGCGATCGACGGCGGGGACGCCCCCTCGTGGACCCTGCACGTCCAGGTGATGCCGTTCGACGACGCCCCGGACTACCGCTTCAACCCCTTCGACCTCACCAAGGTGTGGCCGCACGGCGACTACCCGCTGATCGAGGTGGGGCGCCTCACCCTGGACCGCAACCCCGACGATTTCTTCGTCCACGTCGAGCAGGCCGCCTTCGAGCCGTCCAACCTGGTCCCCGGGATCGGCCCGTCCCCCGACAAGATGCTGCTCGGCCGCCTCTTCTCCTACCCCGACGCCCACCGCTACCGCGTCGGCCCCAACTACGCCCAGCTGCCGCCCAACCGCCCGCGCTCCGGCGTGAACTCGTACGCGAAGGACGGCCCGATGCGCTACGAGCCGTCGCGCACGGCCCGCCCGTACGCCCCCAACTCGTACGGCGGGCCGGCCGCCGACACCGCCCGGTTCGGGGACGTCGCCGGCTGGCACGCCTCGGGCGACATGGTCCGCGAGGCGTACCGGCTGCACCGCGAGGACGACGACTGGGGCCAGGCCGGCACCCTCGTCCGCCAGGTCTTCGACGACGCGGCCCGCGACCGCCTCGTCGCCACGGTCTCCGGCCACCTGCTGAACGGGGTGAGCGCGCCGGTGCTGAGCCGTGCGCTCCAGTACTGGCGCAACATCGACAAGGCGACCGGGGACCGCATCGCGGCGCGGGTGAACGGGGGCTGA